The DNA sequence CGCGAAGAACCTTACCTGGTCTTGACATCCACAGAAGTTTTCAGAGATGAGAACGTGCCTTCGGGAACTGTGAGACAGGTGCTGCATGGCTGTCGTCAGCTCGTGTTGTGAAATGTTGGGTTAAGTCCCGCAACGAGCGCAACCCTTATCCTTTGTTGCCAGCGGTCCGGCCGGGAACTCAAAGGAGGACTGCCAGTGATAAACTGGAGGAAGGTGGGATGACGTCAAGTCATCATGGCCCTTACGACCAGGGCTACACACGTGCTACAATGGCATATACAAAGAGAAGCGACCTCGCGAGAGCAAGCGACCTCATAAAGTATGTCGTAGTCCGGATTGGAGTCTGCAACTCGACTCCATGAAGTCGGAATCGCTAGTAATCGTGGATCAGAATGCCACGGTGAATACGTTCCCGGGCCTTGTACACACCGCCCGTCACACCATGGGAGTGGGTTGCAAAAGAAGTAGGTAGCTTAACCTTCGGGAGGGCGCTTACCACTTTGTGATTCATGACTGGGGTGAAGTCGTAACAAGGTAACCGTAGGGGAACCTGCGGTTGGATCACCTCCTTACCTGAAAGAACCTGCCTTTGTAGTGCTCACACAGATTGTCTGATGAAAAATAAGCAGTAAGAAAATCTCTGCAGGCTTGTAGCTCAGGTGGTTAGAGCGCACCCCTGATAAGGGTGAGGTCGGTGGTTCAAGTCCACTCAGGCCTACCAAATTCGTCTCCGTGCTTTGTTGTGGCAAAGCTCGCATACTTCAGTATGCTTCGCTTCACCACGCCGCGCCCGAAAACGAATTAAGGTTGATGAGATTTTAACTACGATGGGGCTATAGCTCAGCTGGGAGAGCGCCTGCTTTGCACGCAGGAGGTCTGCGGTTCGATCCCGCATAGCTCCACCATCATTACTGCAAAAAACAAGAAAACTTCAGAGTGTACCTGAAAAGGTTCACTGCGAAGTTTTGCTCTTTAAAAATCTGGATCAAGCTGAAAATTGAAACGACACACAGTTAAAGTGTGTTCGAGTCTCTCAAATTTTCGCAATCAGAAGTGAAACATCTTCGGGTTGTGAGGTTAAGCGACTAAGCGTACACGGTGGATGCCCTGGCAGTCAGAGGCGATGAAGGACGTGCTAATCTGCGAAAAGCGTCGGTAAGGTGATATGAACCGTTATAACCGGCGATGTCCGAATGGGGAAACCCAGTGCAATTCGTTGCACTATCGTTTGATGAATACATAGTCAAACGAGGCGAACCGGGGAACTGAAACATCTAAGTACCCCGAGGAAAAGAAATCAACCGAGATTCCCCCAGTAGCGGCGAGCGAACGGGGAGCAGCCCGGAGTCTGAATCAGCGTGTGTGTTAGTGGAACGGTCTGGAAAGTCCGACGGTACAGGGTGATAGTCCCGTACACCAAAATGCACATGCTGTGAACTCGAAGAGTAGGGCGGGACACGTGGTATCCTGTCTGAATATGGGGGGACCATCCTCCAAGGCTAAATACTCCTGACTGACCGATAGTGAACCAGTACCGTGAGGGAAAGGCGAAAAGAACCCCGGCGAGGGGAGTGAAAAAGAACCTGAAACCGTGTACGTACAAGCAGTAGGAGCCTCCATGTGGGGTGACTGCGTACCTTTTGTATAATGGGTCAGCGACTTATATTCTGTAGCAAGGTTAACCGTATAGGGGAGCCGCAGGGAAACCGAGTCTTAACTGGGCGTTAAGTTGCAGGGTATAGACCCGAAACCCGGTGATCTAGCCATGGGCAGGTTGAAGGTTGGGTAACACTAACTGGAGGACCGAACCGACTAATGTTGAAAAATTAGCGGATGACTTGTGGCTGGGGGTGAAAGGCCAATCAAACCGGGAGATAGCTGGTTCTCCCGAAAGCTATTTAGGTAGCGCCTCGTGAACTCATCTTCGGGGGTAGAGCACTGTTTTCGGCTAGGGGGTCATCCCGACTTACCAACCCGATGCAAACTACGAATACCGAAGAATGTTATCACGGGAGACACACGGCGGGTGCTAACGTCGTCGTGAAGAGGGAAACAACCCAGACCGCCAGCTAAGGTCCCAAAGTCATGGTTAAGTGGGAAACGATGTGGGAAGGCCCAGACAGCCAGGATGTTGGCTTAGAAGCAGCCATCATTTAAAGAAAGCGTAATAGCTCACTGGTCGAGTCGGCCTGCGCGGAAGATGTAACGGGGCTAACCATGCACCGAAGCTGCGGCAGCGACACGATGTGTTGTTGGGTAGGGGAGCGTTCTGTAAGCCGTTGAAGGTGGCCTGTGAGGGCTGCTGGAGGTATCAGAAGTGCGAATGCTGACATAAGTAACGATAATGCGGGTGAAAAACCCGCACGCCGGAAGACCAAGGGTTCCTGTCCAACGTTAATCGGGGCAGGGTGAGTCGACCCCTAAGGCGAGGCCGAAAGGCGTAGTCGATGGGAAACAGGTTAATATTCCTGTACTTGGTGTTACTGCGAAGGGGGGACGGAGAAGGCTATGTTGGCCGGGCGACGGTTGTCCCGGTTTAAGCATGTAGGCGGAGGCTCCAGGTAATCCGGAACCTTAATTAAACGCTGAGGTGTGATGACGAGGCACTACGGTGCTGAAGTGACAAATGCCCTGCTTCCAGGAAAAGCTCTAAGCATCAGGTAACACGAAAATCGTACCCAACCGACACAGGTGGTCAGGTAGAGAATACCCAGGGCGCTTGAGAGAACTCGGGTGAAGGAACTAGGCAAATGGTGCCGTAACTTCGGGAGAAGGCACGCTGATGGTAGGTGAAGTGACTTGCTCATGGAGCTGAACTCAGTCGAAGATACCAGCTGGCTGCAACTGTTTATTAAAACACAGCACTGTGCAAACACGAAAGTGGACGTATACGGTGTGACGCCTGCCCGGTGCGGAAGGTTAATTGATGGGTTATCCTCGCGGAGAAGCTCTTGATCGGAAGCCCCGGTAAACGGCGGCCGTAACTATAACGGTCCTAAGGTAGCGAAATTCCTTGTCGGGTAAGTTCCGACCTGCACGAATGGCGTAATGATGGCCAGGCTGTCTCCACCCGAGACTCAGTGAAATTGAACTCGCTGTGAAGATGCAGTGTACCCGCGGCAAGACGGAAAGACCCCGTGAACCTTTACTATAGCTTGACACTGAACACTGGTCCTTGATGTGTAGGATAGGTGGGAGGCTTTGAAGTGTGGACGCCAGTCTGCATGGAGCCATCCTTGAAATACCACCTTTAATGGCTGGTGTTCTAACGTGGGCCCGTAATCCGGGTTGCGGACAGTGTCTGGTGGGTAGTTTTGACTGGGGCGGTCTCCTCCCAAAGCGTAACGGAGGAGCACGAAGGTCAGCTAATCCTGGTCGGACATCAGGAGGTTAGTGCAATGGCATAAGCTGGCTTGACTGCGAGCGTGACGGCGCGAGCAGGTGCGAAAGCAGGTCATAGTGATCCGGTGGTTCTGAATGGAAGGGCCATCGCTCAACGGATAAAAGGTACTCCGGGGATAACAGGCTGATACCGCCCAAGAGTTCATATCGACGGCGGTGTTTGGCACCTCGATGTCGGCTCATCACATCCTGGGGCTGAAGTAGGTCCCAAGGGTATGGCTGTTCGCCATTTAAAGTGGTACGCGAGCTGGGTTTAGAACGTCGTGAGACAGTTCGGTCCCTATCTGCCGTGGGCGCTGGAGAATTGAGGGGGGCTGCTCCTAGTACGAGAGGACCGGAGTGGACGCATCACTGGTGTTCGGGTTGTCATGCCAATGGCATTGCCCGGTAGCTAAATGCGGAAGAGATAAGTGCTGAAAGCATCTAAGCACGAAACTTGCCCCGAGATGAGTTCTCCCTGACTCCTTGAGAGTCCTGAAGGAACGTTGAAGACGACGACGTTGATAGGCCGGGTGTGTAAGCGCAGCGATGCGTTGAGCTAACCGGTACTAATGAACCGTGAGGCTTAACCTTACAACGCCGAAGATGTTTTGGCGGATTTGAGACGATTTTCAGCTCTGATTCAGAGTCCGAAGGATTTTACGCTGAGACAAGGCGGCAAGCGAAGCGATGGAAGGAGCATACTGAAGTATGTGACTGACATTCGCGAGAGCAGCCAACGCAGTATGAGCGTAAAAGACACAGGACGAGCACAAAGAATTTGCCTGGCGGCAACAGCGCGGTGGTCCCACCTGACCCCATGCCGAACTCAGAAGTGAAACGCCGTAGCGCCGATGGTAGTGTGGGGTCTCCCCATGTGAGAGTAGGGAACTGCCAGGCATCAAATTAAGTAGTAAGCCGGTGCGTAAATCCGGTGGTTACAGAAGTATTCGGTGGAGCGGTAGTTCAGTCGGTTAGAATACCTGCCTGTCACGCAGGGGGTCGCGGGTTCGAGTCCCGTCCGTTCCGCCACTTATTAGAAAGTTAAGCCTGCTGATTAAGCAGGCTTAATGATAAGAAACTTTAGGGGCGTAGCTCAGTTGGTAGAGCACCGGTCTCCAAAACCGGGTGTCGCGAGTTCGAGTCTCTCCGCCCCTGCCATATAATAATCCTTTGCTCAGGCAAAGGATTTTTTTTGCTTCTAATTTCCTCTCCTGAAATCATTCCCCCATCCCTGGAGGATTGACCTTATCCCAATATATTATTCTTCAGGATCTCACGAATCTGCGCTTGTTTATCGCTGTTTTGTAGCCAAATCGCATAGAGAGGCCTTGAAAGCGTTGCGCTGTCAGTCACCGTATGCAGGTTCTGTTTCCCCTGAGCCCAAAGTACAGGTAACCATGTACAGCCCTTAAGCGCGCTTAGCTGTCGATATGCTAATTCGGCAGAACTGGTTGTTAGCAGAGGAATATCGTCATTTCCGATCAATCCAGCTTCATTTTGTTGGAAATCAGGCCCCCATTCCAGGCGCAAATAATTCAATTCATTTGTGTTTTTAGCCGGTGATGCACAGTAAAGCGCTAGCATAAAATTACCCAGTAACTGGCTGCTTAATTCATCCATCTTCGGCGATTCTGTCGTGATCAGTAGATCAAGCTGACGTTCGTGCAGCTGCTTGACCAGCGATTGCCTCTGTGAGATCCGCGCCTCAAACTGAAGATTATAGGGTTCTGTATAGAGCTTCCCTAGCCATTCGTTTAGCAGGCATTCCCATAGTGAAGCGCTGGCCCCGATCGAAAATTCGTTATGCCGGGAAGCATTCGCAACCTCCTTGCGCGCAGCTTGCCAGGTATTCATCAGCGTTTCGGCATAGGGCAGTAGTTTCTCTCCGGCTGAAGTCAGACGGATATTATTACGATGGCGGGTAAAAAGATTCACCCCCAGCTGGTTCTCCAGCTGACGAATACGAAAGCTAACTGCTGACTGGGTCAGATAAAGCGCCTCTGCGGCTCGGCCAAAGTGGCGAGTTCTGCTCACCTCAAGGAAAGTCTTCAGCAATTCCGTATCCACACTCTTCTCCGCAAAATTATTTGTCGTGATGATTTAAATGTTTTGTTTGACGCTCTGTCAAGCGTAACTAATACTCCGCGCCATAAATAGCTCGGCCAAAGAATCAGGAGCGTGTAGGATGGCGGAAAGCTTTACGACAACTAATCGTTTTTTCGACAATAAAAATTATCCGCGCGGGTTTTCCCGTCATGGAGATTTCACCATCAAAGAGGCGCAACTGCTGGAACGTCATGGTTATGCCTTTAATGAACTCGAACTAGGTAAACGCGAACCTGTCACCGACGATGAAAAACAGTTTGTATCGGTATGCCGTGGTGAACGTGAGCCTGCAACGGAAGCAGAACGCGTCTGGATTAAGTATATGGCTCGTATTAAGCGTCCGAAGCGCTTCCATACGCTTTCCGGCGGTAAGCCGCAGGTGGAAGGTACGGAAGATTACACAGAAAGCGATGATTAAGAAAAAGGGCGTAAGCCCTTTTTTTACGCCATCATTTTTTGTAGATGGCTCAGCATTCTGTCAATTGCCCGATAACCGAGAGCCTCCTGTAGATGATGGCGTTGAATGCGATCGACACCCTCGATATCGGCAATGGTTCGGGAAACTTTAAGCAGGCGTTGCCAGGCGCGAATTGAAAGCCCTAGCTGCGTTAAAGTCTCTTCCAGCCAGATAGCATCATCTTCACGCAGTTGACACCAGATTTTCATCTCGTCATTACCCAGATGAGCATTGAGTTTACTCTGTCGCGATAGTTGCTTTTCGCGTGCGGCCAAAACGCGTTGGCGTATGCAGGCGCTGCTCTCTTCTTCGTTTGTTCCCTGGCTTAGCACTCCCGGCGGTGGGAGTGGAATCTCCAGAGACAGATCGAATCGGTCAAGAAATGGGCCAGATAAACGACCCAGATAACGTAGCGTCTGTTCTGGGGATGTGCGATTGTGCCGGCCCTGATAATGCCCCGTCGGGCTGGGATTCATTGCTGCAATAAGCTGAAAACGGGCTGGATAATCGATTTTGGCACGCGTACGAGAGATGTGAATGACTCCAGATTCAATCGGTTCTCGTAACGCATCCAGTACCCTGCGTTCGAATTCAGGCAGCTCATCAAGGAACAGGACACCATTATGGGCAAGGGAGATCTCTCCAGGAGCCGGGATTGCGCCGCCACCCACCATGGCCGTCAGGGAAGCGCTATGGTGCGGAGCGCGGAACGGCCTGCGACGCCAATTTTTTGTTGCCTGGCTGGAATTGAGCAGACTAAGTATCGCCGCGCTTTCCAGAGCCTCCTGGTTGCTTAACGGTGGTAGAAGTCCCGGTAGACGACTGGCGAGCATCGTTTTGCCCGTGCCGGGCGGGCCTATCATGAGCAAATTATGTCCACCGGCAGCAATAATCTCCAGCGCTCGCTTCCCCTGCCGCTGGCCAATCACATCACGCAAGTCAGCCTGTGACTCATCCGAATACACCCCCTCTGGTGGGGGATGATCGAGATGGTTTTTTCCTTCGAGAAAAGCACATACCTCCTGCAGGTGCCCTGCGATAAGACACTCTTTACCGTCGATCAAGCCCACTTCCATAGCGTTCTCATCCGCGACAATAATTTTTCGACCTGCCTTTATAGCCTCCATCGCGCTGGAAATGGCACCAGGAACGCCGCGTAAAGCACCTGTAAGCGCCAATTCACCGACAAACTCATATTGATTCAGCCTGGCTGCATTTAGCTGTTCTGACGCCACCAGAAGCGCGATAGCGATAGGTAAATCATATCTTCCGCCTTCTTTTGGCAGATCGGCTGGCGCCAGATTGATAGTGATTTTTTTCGCCGGATAAGCGTAGCCGCTGTTGATAATCGCACTTCGTACCCGGTCACGAGCTTCTCGAACCGTTGTTTCAGGAAGCCCCACCATTGTCAGGCCAGGGAGTCCGTTACTGATATGAACCTCAATCGTGACAAGCGGAGCGCCGATCCCGAGAGCGGCGCGGGTATAAACGATGGCGAGTGACATAAAACCTCCTGAGGTCCGGGATTATGTCGTGTATTTTTTGTTGAGTAATGCAGCAACTTGGGATTTCAGATGCTTGCTTCCAGCAAATTTTCTGACGAGTTTCACGTTGCATTCGTTTTGGATGCTGATTCGCAGATGACTGCTGTTAGCCAGAGGTATGAAAAAACGCTGTGGAGTGCACCACAAATTGAAATATTTTCATTTCATATTTTTTCTATTAAAAACAATTGTTTTTTCTTAAATGGTTAGCATGATAAGAAATGTGGTCATAAAAAAATCTTGTATTTGATGCAATGTCTGTGGTACCTCTTTAGGTATTCCTTCGAACATGAAGCCAGAAAGAACATAAAATGACAGCCCTTCTACGAGTGATTAGCCTGGTCGTGATTAGCGTGGTGGTGATTATTATCCCACCGTGCGGGGCTGCACTTGGACGAGGAAAGGCTTAAAAAACAAGCCTTAACGAACTAAGACCCCCGCACCGAAAGGTCCGGGGGTTTTTTTATAACTTTAAAACAGAAAAGAGGAGCAGGCGATGGTTAGTAGCATAAAATTCTGTTTCTCTCGATCTACAACGGGGAAGTAACTATGAATGGGGCGCGGTGGGTAGTACATGCTTTGCGAGCACAGGGAGTTGATACTGTTTTTGGCTACCCGGGTGGCGCAATTATGCCGGTTTACGATGCATTGTATGACGGTGGCGTGGAACACTTACTGTGCCGGCATGAACAAGGCGCGGCTATGGCGGCTATCGGCTATGCCAGAGCGACAGGAAAAACCGGCGTGTGTATTGCCACTTCGGGACCCGGCGCTACGAACCTGATCACTGGTCTCGCCGACGCACTGCTCGATTCCGTTCCCGTTGTGGCCATCACCGGCCAGGTTGCCGCCCCGTTCATCGGCACCGATGCATTTCAGGAGGTGGATGTCCTTGGACTATCGCTGGCATGCACCAAGCATAGTTTCCTGGTGCAGTCGCTGGAGGAACTGCCGCGCATCATTGCCGAAGCTTTCCATGTGGCGAACTCAGGGCGTCCTGGACCTGTGCTGGTCGATATCCCTAAAGACATCCAGCTGGCTCAGGGCGAGCTCGACCCGCATTTTTCCATGGTAGCTGATGACGTTGCTTTCCCATATGCGGATATCGAATACGCTTTGCAGATGCTGGCTGAGTCACAGAAGCCAATGTTATACGTTGGCGGCGGCGTGGGTATGGCGCAGGCGGTACCAGCACTGCGGGAATTTCTTGCGGTAACGCAAATGCCTGTCACTTCCACCCTGAAAGGGCTGGGCGTGGTGGAAGCGGATTATCCTTACTATCTGGGTATGCTGGGGATGCACGGGACAAAAGCTGCTAACCTGGCGGTACAAGAATGCGACCTGCTCATCGCGGTAGGGGCCCGTTTTGACGACCGTGTGACCGGTAAACTGAATACTTTCGCCCCGCATGCCAAAGTTATTCATATGGATATCGACCCGGCCGAACTGAACAAACTCCGCCAGGCGCATATCGCCCTGACGGGCGATATGAATGTTTTGCTGCCGGCGCTGCAGCAACCGTTAGCAATCGACGTCTGGCGTCAACGTAATGCTGAACTGCGCGCGGAGCATGCCTGGCGCTACGATCATCCGGGTGACGCTATCTATGCACCTCTGTTGCTGAAGCAGCTTTCCGAGCGCAAACCAGCAAATTGCGTTGTGACGACCGATGTGGGCCAGCATCAGATGTGGTCCGCCCAGCATATGACCTATACGCGTCCGGAGAATTTCATCACTTCCAGCGGATTAGGAACCATGGGATTCGGCTTGCCCGCAGCGGTAGGCGCACAGGTGGCCCGCCCTGATGATACGGTTATCTGTATCTCCGGTGACGGCTCCTTCATGATGAACGTGCAGGAGCTGGGCACCGTAAAACGCAAGCAGCTGCCGTTGAAGATCGTCTTACTGGACAATCAGCGCTTAGGAATGG is a window from the Klebsiella oxytoca genome containing:
- the hdfR gene encoding HTH-type transcriptional regulator HdfR, whose translation is MDTELLKTFLEVSRTRHFGRAAEALYLTQSAVSFRIRQLENQLGVNLFTRHRNNIRLTSAGEKLLPYAETLMNTWQAARKEVANASRHNEFSIGASASLWECLLNEWLGKLYTEPYNLQFEARISQRQSLVKQLHERQLDLLITTESPKMDELSSQLLGNFMLALYCASPAKNTNELNYLRLEWGPDFQQNEAGLIGNDDIPLLTTSSAELAYRQLSALKGCTWLPVLWAQGKQNLHTVTDSATLSRPLYAIWLQNSDKQAQIREILKNNILG
- a CDS encoding DUF413 domain-containing protein — its product is MAESFTTTNRFFDNKNYPRGFSRHGDFTIKEAQLLERHGYAFNELELGKREPVTDDEKQFVSVCRGEREPATEAERVWIKYMARIKRPKRFHTLSGGKPQVEGTEDYTESDD
- a CDS encoding YifB family Mg chelatase-like AAA ATPase, which codes for MSLAIVYTRAALGIGAPLVTIEVHISNGLPGLTMVGLPETTVREARDRVRSAIINSGYAYPAKKITINLAPADLPKEGGRYDLPIAIALLVASEQLNAARLNQYEFVGELALTGALRGVPGAISSAMEAIKAGRKIIVADENAMEVGLIDGKECLIAGHLQEVCAFLEGKNHLDHPPPEGVYSDESQADLRDVIGQRQGKRALEIIAAGGHNLLMIGPPGTGKTMLASRLPGLLPPLSNQEALESAAILSLLNSSQATKNWRRRPFRAPHHSASLTAMVGGGAIPAPGEISLAHNGVLFLDELPEFERRVLDALREPIESGVIHISRTRAKIDYPARFQLIAAMNPSPTGHYQGRHNRTSPEQTLRYLGRLSGPFLDRFDLSLEIPLPPPGVLSQGTNEEESSACIRQRVLAAREKQLSRQSKLNAHLGNDEMKIWCQLREDDAIWLEETLTQLGLSIRAWQRLLKVSRTIADIEGVDRIQRHHLQEALGYRAIDRMLSHLQKMMA
- the ilvL gene encoding ilv operon leader peptide translates to MTALLRVISLVVISVVVIIIPPCGAALGRGKA
- the ilvG gene encoding acetolactate synthase 2 catalytic subunit, with translation MNGARWVVHALRAQGVDTVFGYPGGAIMPVYDALYDGGVEHLLCRHEQGAAMAAIGYARATGKTGVCIATSGPGATNLITGLADALLDSVPVVAITGQVAAPFIGTDAFQEVDVLGLSLACTKHSFLVQSLEELPRIIAEAFHVANSGRPGPVLVDIPKDIQLAQGELDPHFSMVADDVAFPYADIEYALQMLAESQKPMLYVGGGVGMAQAVPALREFLAVTQMPVTSTLKGLGVVEADYPYYLGMLGMHGTKAANLAVQECDLLIAVGARFDDRVTGKLNTFAPHAKVIHMDIDPAELNKLRQAHIALTGDMNVLLPALQQPLAIDVWRQRNAELRAEHAWRYDHPGDAIYAPLLLKQLSERKPANCVVTTDVGQHQMWSAQHMTYTRPENFITSSGLGTMGFGLPAAVGAQVARPDDTVICISGDGSFMMNVQELGTVKRKQLPLKIVLLDNQRLGMVRQWQQLFFQERYSETTLTDNPDFLTLASAFGIPGQHITRKDQVEAALDTMLSSQGPYLLHVSIDELENVWPLVPPGASNAEMLEKLS